Proteins from one Malaya genurostris strain Urasoe2022 chromosome 2, Malgen_1.1, whole genome shotgun sequence genomic window:
- the LOC131429978 gene encoding CD63 antigen-like, whose protein sequence is MPSVGVACVRYLVFFFNFLFAITGLVVVVTGAIIQSSYHHYSNFLGESFWTAPIVLIVIGSVIFVVACFGCCGAAKESPCMIITFSIFLGLVFLAEIGIGVAGYYKHEELSGILEKGFNETLDNYSNSLPAQEAWNLVQSEMKCCGVNGPEDWEPIFKNDTVPKSCCHELPMGVNKCTRKYADHEGCFPKLSHFLGSKSLILAGIGLGLAAVQLVAVLLACCLYGSFRRQYETV, encoded by the exons ATCACAGGGCTGGTCGTCGTGGTAACCGGAGCCATAATCCAATCATCGTATCATCATTATTCGAATTTTCTTG GTGAAAGCTTCTGGACCGCACCGATAGTGCTAATCGTGATTGGATCTGTTATTTTTGTGGTGGCCTGCTTCGGGTGCTGCGGAGCGGCCAAGGAGAGTCCCTGCATGATTATCACG TTCTCGATCTTTCTGGGATTGGTGTTCCTAGCGGAGATCGGAATCGGTGTTGCCGGGTACTACAAACACGAAGAACTCAGCGGGATTCTGGAGAAGGGATTCAACGAAACACTCGATAACTACTCCAACAGTTTGCCGGCGCAGGAAGCATGGAACTTGGTTCAGTCGGAAATGAAATGCTGCGGTGTAAACGGTCCGGAAGATTGGGAGCCTATTTTCAAGAATGATACTGTCCCGAAGTCCTGCTGTCACGAGCTACCGATGGGGGTCAACAAGTGCACTAGGAAATACGCTGATCATGAAGGTTGTTTCCCAAAACTGTCCCATTTCCTGGGTTCTAAGTCGCTGATTTTGGCCGGAATCGGACTCGGACTAGCTGCCGTCCAG CTTGTGGCCGTTCTGTTAGCTTGCTGTTTGTATGGATCCTTCCGGCGACAGTACGAAACTGTTTAA